One window of Bacillus alkalicellulosilyticus genomic DNA carries:
- a CDS encoding SPFH domain-containing protein, with translation MSFFRGQLANVVEWEEFRDDMIFWKWDNREVKKGSKLILQSGQDAIFINSGKIEGIFTEAGDYNIESEIIPFLSTLKGFRFGFNSGMRVEVLFVNTKTFIVKWGTRNAINIPSPALPGGIPIRANGTFSFKVKDYIALIDNVAGIKKSYVVNDVKLRITSILDGLLMKWITREGKDMFNLQANSLEISRGIKEDLDMEIMKNGLNITDFTINSFTYPKEIQDMITEVASQGMIGNLNKYKDVVLTDALAESMKTGKGNHAGGTASEMANLVMGVNVGSHMVQNMNLNPQQQQQQMNQYNNPQQGYYQPNQGQQHPNQGQHQQPPQYVAPPQQEQVQQPTPPPPSNEQKPNFCPNCGTKTGGTNFCGNCGHKLVP, from the coding sequence ATGTCATTTTTTAGAGGACAATTAGCAAATGTGGTGGAGTGGGAAGAATTTCGTGATGATATGATTTTTTGGAAGTGGGATAATCGCGAAGTAAAAAAAGGAAGTAAGCTTATCCTTCAATCAGGACAAGATGCGATTTTTATTAACAGTGGAAAGATAGAAGGAATTTTCACTGAGGCCGGCGACTATAACATTGAGTCCGAAATCATTCCTTTTTTATCTACATTAAAAGGATTTAGATTTGGTTTTAATTCAGGAATGCGTGTTGAAGTATTATTTGTAAACACTAAAACGTTTATCGTGAAGTGGGGAACCCGAAATGCGATTAATATTCCGTCTCCAGCACTTCCTGGTGGGATACCTATTCGAGCAAATGGAACGTTTAGTTTCAAAGTGAAGGATTATATCGCTCTTATTGATAACGTTGCAGGTATCAAAAAAAGCTATGTTGTGAATGATGTGAAATTACGAATCACATCGATTCTAGATGGGTTACTGATGAAGTGGATTACAAGAGAAGGAAAAGACATGTTTAACTTACAAGCGAATTCACTTGAAATTTCAAGGGGTATAAAAGAAGACCTTGATATGGAAATCATGAAAAATGGGTTAAATATCACTGATTTTACGATTAACAGCTTTACGTATCCAAAAGAAATACAAGATATGATAACGGAAGTTGCTTCTCAAGGAATGATTGGTAACCTTAATAAGTATAAAGATGTTGTATTAACAGACGCATTGGCCGAGTCTATGAAGACTGGAAAAGGCAATCACGCTGGGGGCACAGCAAGTGAAATGGCTAACTTAGTTATGGGAGTCAATGTAGGTAGTCATATGGTTCAAAATATGAACCTAAATCCACAACAACAACAACAGCAGATGAATCAATATAATAATCCACAACAAGGATATTACCAACCGAATCAAGGACAGCAACATCCAAATCAAGGACAACACCAACAGCCGCCACAATATGTGGCACCACCACAGCAAGAGCAGGTTCAACAACCTACACCACCACCACCTTCAAATGAACAAAAGCCAAACTTTTGTCCTAATTGTGGAACAAAAACAGGAGGCACTAATTTTTGTGGAAATTGCGGTCATAAGTTAGTCCCATAA
- a CDS encoding TPM domain-containing protein → MRKATSLIAFILILFFAFYSSAQAETSQRIYDYANLLSDTEEEALEKLAQDYSMKHETDFVFLTTNDTKGQDIEYYSSEFVESSNIGYGEEQSVAMLTIDMGYREIYVIGFGKAESYLDGYRIDELIDSVLVHVAVEDYSIAFESFIKQYENYFEMEPPVHNDNVYSGTPTGNQSDNILFELWFQVIVSVLVGGIVVGIMLFNTGGKVTINGKTYMDVTNSRVLQQRDTFVRKSVTKRRKPSNNNNGPTSGGGRGGMTSGGRSYSGGRGRF, encoded by the coding sequence GTGAGAAAAGCTACTAGTTTGATAGCATTTATTTTGATACTGTTTTTTGCGTTTTATAGTAGTGCTCAAGCTGAAACGTCCCAGAGGATATATGATTATGCCAACCTTTTAAGTGATACGGAAGAAGAGGCACTTGAAAAATTAGCGCAGGATTATTCAATGAAACATGAGACTGACTTTGTCTTTCTTACGACGAATGATACTAAAGGGCAAGATATCGAATACTATAGCAGTGAATTTGTTGAGTCTTCTAACATAGGGTATGGTGAGGAACAAAGCGTTGCGATGTTAACGATTGATATGGGCTATCGCGAGATTTATGTTATTGGTTTTGGAAAGGCAGAAAGCTATTTAGATGGCTATCGTATCGATGAATTAATTGATAGTGTGTTAGTTCACGTTGCAGTTGAGGACTACTCGATCGCATTTGAATCATTTATTAAACAGTATGAAAATTATTTTGAAATGGAACCCCCTGTACATAATGATAATGTATACAGTGGAACCCCAACGGGAAATCAGTCTGATAATATCTTGTTTGAACTCTGGTTCCAAGTCATTGTGTCAGTTCTTGTTGGAGGAATCGTGGTTGGGATTATGTTATTTAACACGGGTGGAAAAGTAACGATTAACGGAAAAACGTATATGGATGTTACCAACTCAAGGGTACTTCAACAAAGAGATACTTTTGTTCGTAAATCAGTTACGAAACGAAGAAAGCCTAGTAATAATAATAACGGACCTACATCAGGCGGTGGCCGAGGTGGCATGACAAGCGGGGGCCGTTCGTATAGTGGTGGTCGAGGTAGATTTTAA
- a CDS encoding PspA/IM30 family protein: MSILQRFKTVMSSNLNALLEKHKNPVKAIDQYYRDFTRELATIKSELATVVMEEQRANRALLECQSDITKMHRYAEKALANENEEQARFFLEKKVQLLAQEKSLQQKYDMTKEAAEKVRQMEEKRMSDLQELEIRRTALKEKANLANSSASINEIDSKLKDIENEVDRSMYEAEALAELQKDPFDFKEGEPTLHSSNSTPSAEEELQKLKKQLNQK, from the coding sequence ATGAGTATTCTACAACGATTTAAAACGGTAATGAGTAGTAATCTTAATGCACTACTTGAGAAGCATAAAAATCCTGTAAAAGCGATTGACCAATATTATCGTGATTTTACTCGGGAATTAGCGACGATTAAGTCTGAACTGGCTACCGTAGTCATGGAAGAACAACGAGCGAACAGAGCACTGCTAGAGTGTCAATCAGACATCACTAAGATGCATCGTTATGCAGAGAAGGCACTAGCTAATGAAAATGAAGAGCAAGCTCGTTTCTTTTTAGAAAAAAAAGTTCAATTGCTTGCCCAAGAAAAGTCGCTCCAACAAAAATATGATATGACAAAAGAAGCAGCTGAAAAAGTAAGGCAAATGGAAGAAAAGAGAATGAGTGATTTACAGGAGTTGGAAATTCGACGCACTGCGCTAAAAGAAAAAGCAAACCTAGCAAATTCTTCTGCTAGCATAAATGAAATAGATAGCAAGTTAAAAGACATAGAAAACGAGGTGGACAGGAGTATGTATGAAGCAGAAGCTCTAGCTGAATTACAAAAGGACCCTTTTGATTTTAAGGAGGGAGAACCGACCCTTCATTCAAGCAATTCAACACCTTCTGCTGAAGAAGAATTACAAAAACTAAAGAAACAACTAAATCAAAAATAA
- the tnpA gene encoding IS200/IS605 family transposase, which translates to MSKDSNSLAHTKWNCKYHIVFAPKYRRQAIYGKLKRDIGEILRKLCERKGVEIIEATACKDHIHMLVSIPPKISVSAFVGYLKGKSSLMIFDRHANLKYRYGNRKFWCTGFYVDTVGRNKKVIEEYIRNQIQDDIVAEQLSLLEYVDPFTGEEVKKKRKKV; encoded by the coding sequence ATGTCTAAAGACAGTAACAGTTTAGCACATACGAAATGGAATTGTAAGTATCACATCGTGTTCGCACCGAAGTATAGAAGACAAGCGATATACGGTAAATTAAAGAGAGATATAGGAGAAATATTGAGGAAATTGTGCGAAAGGAAAGGAGTAGAAATAATAGAGGCAACAGCATGTAAAGACCACATACATATGTTAGTAAGTATACCGCCAAAGATAAGTGTGTCGGCGTTTGTCGGGTATTTAAAGGGGAAGAGTAGCTTAATGATATTTGATCGGCATGCAAATTTAAAATATCGATATGGAAATCGAAAATTTTGGTGTACTGGGTTTTATGTGGATACAGTTGGAAGAAATAAGAAGGTAATAGAAGAATATATACGAAACCAAATACAAGATGATATAGTCGCAGAACAGTTGAGTTTATTAGAATATGTAGACCCATTTACGGGGGAAGAAGTGAAAAAGAAGAGAAAAAAAGTATAA
- a CDS encoding EAL domain-containing protein → MSIKNKIPIVFTSIVLIILITFSATHYIRWESKVIEEYETEIEIISNKIADQIQYSKEASLFIEDIIGRELRTASVAISKSLPSTYEEIDNDTLSALADELMVSHITLFAKTEDDIVGVRSTDHHQIGLSTNEWGYWHKAFQQLMAKEDVTVEEGMTLSNYWTGPIEIASSNPEHTDKWGYYYDGTTDYLINPYFRDEKIHDFEQAFGPERAIDRLLDTYPGLLELTVFNPKNFGMVEEAISLNGNTYVRLSEQPIWYGKYNIHNVDKDRDHIMNAIKTGMSTSYREILQETEVIKTFVPVLAEDNSRYVVGISYDYDYIDAQLKEELNDHILMSLLFIFLVVGISFSVSRSLSKPISDIAETVNEIAKGNFLKQVTVSRKDELGGLAKDVNQLSKSLKKYTEDLEESKGIIHYQAYHDPLTSLPNRRFVKERLDILEQVYEEKGLPFALLFIDLDRFKHVNDSLGHAKGDELISLMAKRILKCFSNENELVARQGGDEFIVLIDNASTEIVEEKVTRLLEKLQVPVFLDDHEIYIKASIGISMYPNHTKDVNLLVSYADLAMYESKSQGGNKYTFYHQKIKDITDERLLIEARLRKAIVNDSIDVYYQPKVDGYTNRIIGAEALVRWNDEVLGFVSPVNFIPVAEEVGLIDPIWEIVMRKACKQVVQWNKLVKEPMTVAVNFSSNQFSEPAKMVQRVKEILTEYDVKPEWFHIEITESILLYNTNTTIKALAELKEYGIQISVDDFGTGYSSLSYLKSFPINTLKIDKSFIQDIDQNHQNTEIAEAIINLAKTLQLDIIAEGVETSYQKDFLIEHRCTEMQGFYFSKPIPAKQFQDNLNQLVS, encoded by the coding sequence ATGTCCATAAAAAATAAGATACCAATTGTGTTTACATCTATTGTTCTTATAATCTTAATTACATTTAGTGCTACTCATTATATTCGATGGGAATCTAAAGTAATTGAAGAGTACGAAACAGAAATTGAAATCATTAGCAATAAGATTGCCGACCAAATACAATATTCAAAGGAAGCTTCATTATTTATTGAAGATATTATTGGGCGAGAATTACGCACGGCTTCGGTTGCGATATCGAAATCTTTACCATCAACTTATGAGGAAATTGATAATGATACATTATCTGCTCTTGCTGATGAATTGATGGTCTCTCATATCACGCTGTTTGCAAAAACAGAGGATGATATAGTTGGCGTAAGGTCCACTGATCACCATCAAATTGGTCTTTCTACAAACGAATGGGGATATTGGCACAAAGCTTTTCAACAATTAATGGCGAAAGAAGATGTTACTGTTGAAGAGGGAATGACTTTATCAAACTATTGGACAGGCCCTATTGAAATTGCTTCATCAAACCCTGAACATACAGATAAGTGGGGGTATTATTATGATGGGACAACTGATTATTTAATCAATCCTTATTTCAGAGATGAAAAAATTCATGATTTTGAACAAGCCTTTGGTCCAGAACGAGCCATTGACCGTTTGCTTGATACGTACCCAGGTTTACTTGAATTAACTGTATTTAATCCCAAAAATTTCGGGATGGTTGAAGAGGCGATTAGTTTAAACGGAAATACGTATGTTCGACTTTCAGAACAGCCGATATGGTACGGAAAATATAATATTCATAACGTTGATAAAGACCGAGACCACATTATGAACGCCATTAAAACAGGAATGTCGACTTCTTACCGAGAAATCCTTCAAGAGACCGAGGTTATAAAAACGTTTGTTCCTGTACTGGCTGAGGATAACTCGAGGTATGTTGTAGGAATTTCATATGACTATGACTATATTGATGCTCAATTGAAAGAAGAGTTAAATGACCATATTTTAATGTCTCTTTTGTTTATCTTTTTAGTTGTCGGGATATCTTTTTCGGTATCACGTTCCTTATCAAAACCGATATCTGATATAGCAGAGACCGTGAATGAAATTGCTAAGGGGAATTTTTTAAAGCAAGTAACTGTAAGCCGGAAAGATGAGCTTGGTGGATTAGCAAAAGATGTTAATCAATTGAGTAAAAGTTTAAAAAAATATACAGAAGACTTAGAAGAAAGTAAAGGAATTATTCACTATCAAGCATACCATGACCCATTAACTAGCCTTCCTAATCGACGATTTGTCAAAGAACGCCTAGACATCCTTGAGCAAGTATATGAGGAGAAAGGCTTGCCATTTGCTCTTTTGTTTATAGATTTGGATCGTTTTAAACATGTGAACGATTCGCTTGGCCATGCAAAAGGTGATGAACTAATTTCTTTAATGGCAAAAAGGATTCTTAAATGTTTTTCGAATGAGAATGAATTGGTCGCTAGGCAAGGCGGAGATGAATTTATTGTACTAATTGATAATGCGTCAACCGAAATAGTCGAGGAGAAAGTTACTAGGTTACTAGAGAAATTACAAGTTCCTGTTTTCCTTGATGACCATGAGATATACATTAAAGCAAGTATTGGGATATCAATGTATCCAAATCATACAAAGGATGTAAATCTATTAGTCTCCTATGCTGATTTAGCGATGTATGAATCAAAATCGCAGGGTGGGAATAAATACACGTTCTATCATCAAAAGATAAAAGACATTACAGACGAGCGTCTACTAATTGAAGCAAGGTTGAGAAAAGCAATCGTAAATGATTCCATTGATGTCTACTATCAACCTAAAGTGGATGGGTATACAAATCGAATCATTGGTGCCGAGGCATTAGTTCGTTGGAATGACGAAGTCCTAGGCTTTGTTTCGCCCGTCAATTTTATTCCTGTTGCTGAAGAAGTCGGTCTGATTGACCCAATTTGGGAAATCGTGATGAGAAAAGCATGTAAGCAAGTCGTTCAATGGAATAAACTGGTCAAAGAACCAATGACTGTAGCTGTGAACTTTTCATCCAATCAATTTTCTGAACCTGCGAAGATGGTTCAACGGGTAAAAGAAATTTTAACTGAATATGACGTAAAGCCAGAATGGTTCCATATTGAAATTACGGAATCAATTCTCCTTTACAATACAAACACAACAATAAAGGCTTTGGCTGAACTTAAAGAATATGGTATTCAAATTTCAGTAGATGACTTTGGGACAGGATATTCATCACTCAGTTATTTGAAGTCATTTCCAATTAATACATTAAAAATTGATAAGTCCTTTATTCAAGATATTGACCAAAATCATCAAAATACTGAAATTGCTGAGGCCATCATTAATTTAGCGAAAACACTGCAGCTTGATATTATTGCAGAAGGGGTAGAAACCTCTTATCAAAAAGACTTTTTAATTGAGCATCGATGCACAGAAATGCAAGGATTTTATTTTAGTAAGCCCATCCCTGCAAAACAATTTCAGGACAATTTAAATCAATTAGTATCTTAA